Part of the Drosophila kikkawai strain 14028-0561.14 chromosome 3L, DkikHiC1v2, whole genome shotgun sequence genome is shown below.
CTATGCATATTAGTCGCTGGAATATAAAGCGGGTCTCGCTGCTCCTCAGCACCGCCCTGCTGCTCTACGTGTTCGTTTTCTCCAGCGGCTATCACAAGTACCAGATCGAGGGCATTATCGGCCGGACGCAACCGGAAAAGGTCTGGGAGTATGTGGCGGATTTTAACAAGATGCGCCTGCTCAACCCCACCATGTGAGTATTGAACAGATTTTTAGAaactgtttgcaattttaGAGAGATTTAAAATTGCTTGTCCAATAAGATCATTAATAGAGAGATTCAAGATTGATTTTGTAATGATATGATCACAAATAGAGAGATTTAAGATTGATTTTCGAATGAAAAGATCATAAAGATagaatgtaaatatttaatatttacttgtTACTTCTTTCAGCATCAACTTCAAGATCCTAGCTGACCATGGCCACGCCCACGACTGGCGTTATACGGTGGAATACACAGAGCGACTCTCCCACTGGCCCCACTGGATAAACACAGCCACTGCCAAGTATGTGGTCACCAAGACCATGCCCGGAGTGACACCAGTGGCCTATGCCATACAGTCCACCCATGAGACCTGCTTCTTCAGCGGATTCTACTGCTGTGGGTAGAAGATAAAGGAGGATATGAAAccaattttaatcaaaatattcttaatcttCACAGTGCACTCCTATAGCGACTTCATTTTCAAGAACGCCGACGGAGATACTTACGCCCAGGAGAACATCCAGTACCAGTGTCCGCCTTTATTAAGCAGCATGTGTCGTCGGGAGCTGGAGTTCCAGAGGCAGGCGGTGATGCACAACCTAACCCATATATTCAGCAAGCAGAGGGAAAAGTAAATGTTcaaaaacttaaaacttaGGACAAGAACCAagtgaatatttaattttaccgATTTTAATACAAGTTTATTTCAGTTTATTTCTTTCCGAGAATCTTTgagataattaaataatagttttcagaactttgtttagtttataatataatagttTTCACACATAAAAATCGAAACTTCAGTACTTTTTGtgggattaaaataatttataaatgtttaaaatgtttacatGTCTTCTCAATCGTTGGTCTTAGTTCTAAGGGTTTATATAATGTTCAAAATGTgcacaaaaaatttaatttcaactaAATTGGCTAGTTAATTGCTCTCAGGCTGGCTTAATGTTTTACACTTAACATTGTACAACCTACGAAAGTATTTTTTGCACAAGTTTTACTGCTGTTAACTTTAGCTTGGCTTTTGATTAATTCATGTCAGTTTCAATATCTGATTTTGTAGGTAAAgttctttttaaattcaataattacCCCTTGTAATCAGACCTTGAATATGTGGTTTTAGCCCAAGAAGACTTCTCCTTGGATTCTGTTAACTTTAACTTAGGGTTGATGGTGTCTTTGTTCTGCTCCTTATTTAAACAAGTCAAGACGCTTTCGTCTGGTGGGGCCACCACTCCTCGCCGCTCGTGCCCGAGAGGCTGCTGCACTCGTCGAAGGAGCTGCCGGCGTGCTTGGCGCACTTACCGATTCCACGGAGCTGGTCTGCGATattccgccgccgcctccaaaAACCGAGCCAAACCAGCGAGTAAGCTTGGTGGCCTGGGTGGACTTGCCATTTTGTCTTGGCGATTTGGGAGACTTGCGTAGCGCCTgcgtggcggcggcggcgttggTGGAGCTGCGCGTTCCCGCGTTCGGTTGGGTCTTTTCTTGGGTGAGCCCCGAGCCTATCAAGTAGTTTGTGATCTTATTGGCCTGCGTGACCCTGGCGGACTGCTGATCCGGCTGCACAGGCGATACACCTCCGGAGGAGTTCAGCCGCATGCGACTACCGAATTCTCCATTGTTGGTGATCTCAAAGAAGTCATCTTCCAGCAGGGTTCTCCTTCTCTGCGTGATGGCGAGGGCTGCTGAAGATGCCTCAGGCTCTTTCTGAGTCTGCGGCAGCGAGGGCAAGACCTTGGGACTGGTTTTCTCCTGCCGTGGCTCGAATATTTTCTCCAGAATGTCCAAGCAAGATCGCTCCCTGTTCTTTTTCGGCGGCGGAGCATTTGTTCTggcatgctgctgctgaaatTGCTTCACCTCCGAGCCAAATATCTTGAAGCCTTCGAAGGGAGAGGCTGCCCGTGGCTGGGCCAGGGGTATCTGCGACATTTCCGAGGAGATGCTAAATAAATCCGGTGATTTGTTGGCCCTTCTATTTGCCGGCGGCAAGCCCAGTCCTCCCCCGAAACTGGACTTGGTGGGTGATTCCTGCTTCCGTTTTCGTTTCAAAGCCTTGGTGCGACGACTCTGCGTGGCATCCTGCGGCGAGCTCTCATCATGGGAGCTGTTGATCACCACCGCCTCACCCTGTGACTTGGTTTGGGTGACGGCCACCACCTCCGAGTCGCTAAGCAAGTTAAAGGCAGACGGCAGCTTCAGAAGCAAGGGCGTCTGTTGCGGCGTGAAGGGTACCCGAAAGGCAGGTGGCTCCAGGGCATCCAAGTTGTCTGGTATTCGCTGGGCACATTGCATGTACTCCGAGGACAAGGAGCTGCCGCTGAGCACTTGGGGCGTGGGATTAAAGGGCTTGGCCGGTGGCTTAGCCTTTGACTTACTTGGCTCTGGTTCCTGCTTGCATTTTCTGGGACGCCCTACCTTACGTTTGGGAGTCTCCGTTTCGGGCTTCTTAGGGGGCAACAGGGGGGCCTCAGCTGGCTTCTCCTTCTGCTCTTGCTTCACCCGCGGCTTGCTTGTCCTGGGCGTTTGATTCCCCTCAGCCTTGGCTCTCTTTTGGGTGGTCCTTTTTGCATCTTCCAGGATGTGGTGCTTCACGTACTTGCTGTGAAGCTTAGACTCGGCGGATCGAGTTAGTCGCTGCATTCCTCGAGTGGCAGGACGTCTGGTATCCTGTGGACTGACTGCCTGCCGGACTGGTTTCCGTTTTCTAACCGAGGGCTCAGTTTTGGGTGTGGCAAGGGCAGCAGCTTTCTCAGCGGCAGGCGGTGTGGTGGGTATGCTTTCCAAGGACACCCTTCTCAGTCGAATGTTGAGCCTTTTGGTTTTAGGAGGTTCAATAGTAGCTGTTGAACGAGTATGTTTTCTGGCCGCCACTTCCACAGCTTTGGGAGCACCAGGAGAACGgtgttcctcctcctcctccgaaTCCGTAAGTTGCAGCTTTTTTTGTGCTGTCTTCCGCTGGCTAAGTTTTCTCTTGGACTTGAATCTAGGCGATTCCTTCATTCCGGACGTTTGATTTGGCGGCGTGTTTGGAGGCGTCACGATCTCACAATCGTCGCTGGAAACCACCAACACCTGGTTAGGATCCACTACAGCCTCTACTGTTATGGCCTCCACATCAGAGTCGGAGGATTCAAAGATCAGCGGCGACATGGCCACAATATCATCCACGCTGTGATCGGATAATTTATCCTGCTCTTGTGGCTGAACTGGAAGATTTTCCAGGGAAGCGATGGTGGAGCAGACCTCCGAGGAGCCGCTAAGGGTGCTCTGGCTGTTCTTGGAGGCCAGCCAGAGGTGGAGATTGTGCTTGTACTGCTCCGGCGCTACGAGCGGAAGGCTCTTTTCAAACTGATGGCGAAAGCGGCGCAGACGAAAGTCCCTAAAAGATAAGAAAAACGTATAAATTCAATCAGAATAttccttaaaataattaattaacaatttacTTGATATACTCGCTGAGAAATCCACGCTGCTTGTAGTAATCCTCGAGATCTATGCGCTTGCTGAACACCTCCTTGGGATCCGGCAGGTGAAACTTCCGATCGAAGCTCTGAAAGCTTCGGTACTGATGCTCCAAACGTCCGCCCAGCCGCAAAATGTTGTACAGCAACTTCACATCGGACTGCGGAGAGGGAAACTCAGTGGATTTGTAAAGCTTTCAAGTGAGTCAACTCCGATTGCCTTACCGTGATGTCAACGCTGGAGATAACCATGTTTACCCTGCCCTCGAAATGCTTGAGCAGCATGGAGGTGCAGAAGCTGTTGTTCAGCGAGTGCCCGCGATTGTCCACCAGAATGTAGTCGAACTTGAGGCGGCTGAGATCTCCAATGCTGCGCAAGCTGCTCCACTTGGCCAGGTAGACGCTGTGCGGGGAATCTGTGGTGTCTGGAGGAGGGAAATGGAAAACTAATTAGTATTTTCATACAATtgtgaaatattaaaactaatttagTTACCTTGCACCCCTTGAATGGTGTACACAGCCAGATCCGTGAGCGTGTCCAGGTGAAACTGCCAGCCGGCGAGCAGCTGCTCATCGTTCTGCAGCACTATCAGAGTCTTCTTCGTCCGGTCCAGAGCACTCAGCAGAGCCGCCACCGTCGCCGGCTTCCCCAACCCACTCTCGTCGTTGAGAACGCTAAACTCTCGCTTGGCCAGGCGCTCGTAGAGGAAGCGCACAGCCTCCAACTGGAAGCCCTTAAGGTACTGCGTCACGTGGCTGGTCACCAGCGCATCCGCCGAGAGCCGCAGCTCCGGCGTCTGCTCAGAGACAAAGTGGTACATCCTTCGGCCCTAGTGGTGTGCGTGGTGCAGCGCCAGGTAGATGGCCACCAGTATATAGAGCAACTGCAGGTACGAGAAGATCACAAACATCGAGAACGAGCCTATTATCATCTTGCGCGCCGCTGGCGGCCCATCGAACTCGATGTTTTCCGGATTCAGAGTGTCCACCAGGTGGTTGTCGTTGCTGCCGTAGGTGTAGCCGGGGTGGTGGGCGAAATGCATGTGTTGTCGCGGCAGGCGGGGGCGAAAGGATCTTGCGGAGGGGTCCCCTTGGGGGCGGGCAGGAGGAAACTTtagaagaaaatattatttttggctcCAAGTATGCCCAGTTGGCGGGAAAACGCTGAAGGTCTGGTTAATTCCAAGAAGTGTAGTTGGTCACACTGCAATCAGGACTGCCAAGTTGAGATTAGCTAGAAATGTGCGTTAATAAGGCTAAATGTACCGCCTTTTGACGCCTTTTATGCatacaaatgaaaatttaacaatttgaAGAGAATTTCAtcataaaatcattaaattttagCATTTTTGATCATTTTATTATAACTGAAACGAAAAAATAGCCAAACAAAAGCTAGACATTTCTTAAGGCAAGTTGGCAGCCCCTGCCTTTCGCCATCACTGATAACAAAGGCGGTTTGTTTTGCTTAAAACTCATttaaaaacacattaaaaacaGCCATGGCAGtggggaaaaaagaaaagccagtGGCTAAAAAGAAAAGCCCGGAGAAGGGCAAAGCGCCAAATGCTAAAACATCCCCTGCCACCCCACC
Proteins encoded:
- the LOC108073430 gene encoding uncharacterized protein, with amino-acid sequence MHISRWNIKRVSLLLSTALLLYVFVFSSGYHKYQIEGIIGRTQPEKVWEYVADFNKMRLLNPTIINFKILADHGHAHDWRYTVEYTERLSHWPHWINTATAKYVVTKTMPGVTPVAYAIQSTHETCFFSGFYCLHSYSDFIFKNADGDTYAQENIQYQCPPLLSSMCRRELEFQRQAVMHNLTHIFSKQREK
- the SuUR gene encoding protein suppressor of underreplication is translated as MYHFVSEQTPELRLSADALVTSHVTQYLKGFQLEAVRFLYERLAKREFSVLNDESGLGKPATVAALLSALDRTKKTLIVLQNDEQLLAGWQFHLDTLTDLAVYTIQGVQDTTDSPHSVYLAKWSSLRSIGDLSRLKFDYILVDNRGHSLNNSFCTSMLLKHFEGRVNMVISSVDITSDVKLLYNILRLGGRLEHQYRSFQSFDRKFHLPDPKEVFSKRIDLEDYYKQRGFLSEYIKDFRLRRFRHQFEKSLPLVAPEQYKHNLHLWLASKNSQSTLSGSSEVCSTIASLENLPVQPQEQDKLSDHSVDDIVAMSPLIFESSDSDVEAITVEAVVDPNQVLVVSSDDCEIVTPPNTPPNQTSGMKESPRFKSKRKLSQRKTAQKKLQLTDSEEEEEHRSPGAPKAVEVAARKHTRSTATIEPPKTKRLNIRLRRVSLESIPTTPPAAEKAAALATPKTEPSVRKRKPVRQAVSPQDTRRPATRGMQRLTRSAESKLHSKYVKHHILEDAKRTTQKRAKAEGNQTPRTSKPRVKQEQKEKPAEAPLLPPKKPETETPKRKVGRPRKCKQEPEPSKSKAKPPAKPFNPTPQVLSGSSLSSEYMQCAQRIPDNLDALEPPAFRVPFTPQQTPLLLKLPSAFNLLSDSEVVAVTQTKSQGEAVVINSSHDESSPQDATQSRRTKALKRKRKQESPTKSSFGGGLGLPPANRRANKSPDLFSISSEMSQIPLAQPRAASPFEGFKIFGSEVKQFQQQHARTNAPPPKKNRERSCLDILEKIFEPRQEKTSPKVLPSLPQTQKEPEASSAALAITQRRRTLLEDDFFEITNNGEFGSRMRLNSSGGVSPVQPDQQSARVTQANKITNYLIGSGLTQEKTQPNAGTRSSTNAAAATQALRKSPKSPRQNGKSTQATKLTRWFGSVFGGGGGISQTSSVESVSAPSTPAAPSTSAAASRARAARSGGPTRRKRLDLFK
- the LOC108073432 gene encoding uncharacterized protein; the encoded protein is MHFAHHPGYTYGSNDNHLVDTLNPENIEFDGPPAARKMIIGSFSMFVIFSYLQLLYILVAIYLALHHAHH